Proteins from a genomic interval of Pseudomonas silesiensis:
- the rpsR gene encoding 30S ribosomal protein S18, whose product MARFFRRRKFCRFTAEDVKEIDYKDLNTLKAYVSETGKIVPSRITGTKARYQRQLATAIKRARFLALLAYTDSHGR is encoded by the coding sequence ATGGCACGTTTCTTCCGTCGTCGTAAATTCTGCCGCTTCACCGCTGAAGACGTGAAAGAGATCGATTACAAAGATCTCAACACCCTGAAAGCTTATGTATCCGAGACCGGCAAAATCGTTCCAAGCCGCATCACCGGTACCAAAGCACGTTATCAGCGTCAGCTGGCCACCGCTATCAAGCGCGCCCGCTTCCTGGCCCTGCTGGCCTACACCGACAGCCACGGCCGCTGA
- the rplI gene encoding 50S ribosomal protein L9, which translates to MQLILLEKVTNLGNLGDKVNVKAGYGRNYLLPYGKATAATAANLAAFEERRAELEKAAADRKTSAESRAAQLAELEVTITATAGDEGKLFGSIGTHDIADALTASGVEVAKSEVRLPNGTIRNVGEFDVAVHLHAEVEATVRVVVVAA; encoded by the coding sequence ATGCAACTGATCCTTCTGGAAAAAGTCACCAACCTGGGCAACCTGGGTGACAAAGTGAACGTTAAGGCTGGTTACGGTCGTAACTACCTGCTGCCTTACGGCAAAGCTACCGCTGCGACCGCTGCCAACCTGGCTGCGTTCGAAGAGCGTCGCGCTGAGCTGGAAAAAGCCGCAGCAGATCGTAAAACTTCGGCTGAAAGCCGTGCCGCCCAACTGGCTGAGCTGGAAGTGACTATCACTGCCACCGCCGGTGACGAAGGCAAGCTGTTCGGTTCGATCGGCACCCACGACATCGCTGATGCACTGACCGCCTCTGGCGTTGAAGTTGCAAAAAGCGAAGTTCGTCTGCCGAACGGCACCATCCGCAACGTAGGCGAATTCGACGTAGCCGTGCACCTGCACGCCGAAGTTGAAGCCACCGTACGCGTTGTCGTGGTAGCAGCTTAA
- the dnaB gene encoding replicative DNA helicase, whose product MNDISAPEQYDLQTASLKVPPHSIEAEQAVLGGLMLDNNAWERVLDQVSDGDFYRHDHRLIFRAIAKLADRNSPIDVVTLAEQLDKEGQTSQVGGLGYLGELAKNTPSVANIKAYAQIVRARATLRQLIGIATEIADSAFNPEGRTAEEILDEAERQIFQIAEARPKTGGPVSVNDLLTKAIDRIDTLFNTDNAITGLSTGYTDLDGMTSGLQPSDLIIVAGRPSMGKTTFAMNLVENAVLRSDKAVLVYSLEMPGESLIMRMLSSLGRIDQTKVRAGRLDDDDWPRLTSAVNLLNDRKLFIDDTAGISPSEMRARTRRLVREHGDIALIMIDYLQLMQIPGSGGDNRTNEISEISRSLKALAKEFNCPVVALSQLNRSLEQRPNKRPINSDLRESGAIEQDADVIMFVYRDEVYHPETEHKGIAEIIIGKQRNGPIGTSRLAFIGKYTRFENLAPGSYNFDDE is encoded by the coding sequence ATGAACGATATCTCCGCTCCCGAGCAATATGACCTGCAAACCGCGTCCCTGAAGGTGCCTCCGCATTCCATCGAGGCCGAACAGGCCGTGCTCGGTGGTCTGATGCTGGACAACAACGCCTGGGAACGCGTGCTCGATCAAGTCTCGGACGGCGATTTCTATCGGCATGACCACCGTTTGATCTTCCGTGCGATTGCCAAACTGGCCGACCGGAACTCGCCGATCGACGTCGTGACCCTTGCCGAGCAATTGGACAAGGAAGGTCAGACCTCGCAAGTCGGTGGTCTTGGTTACCTCGGCGAACTGGCAAAAAACACGCCGTCCGTCGCAAATATCAAGGCCTATGCGCAGATCGTTCGCGCGCGGGCGACCCTGCGACAACTGATCGGCATCGCTACCGAGATCGCCGACAGCGCCTTCAACCCGGAAGGCCGCACCGCGGAAGAGATTCTCGACGAAGCCGAGCGGCAGATCTTCCAGATCGCCGAGGCCCGGCCAAAAACCGGCGGCCCGGTGAGCGTGAATGACCTGCTGACCAAGGCCATCGACCGCATCGACACCTTGTTCAACACCGACAACGCCATTACCGGTTTGTCCACCGGCTACACCGACCTCGACGGGATGACCAGCGGCCTGCAACCGTCCGACCTGATCATCGTCGCCGGCCGTCCGTCCATGGGTAAAACCACCTTTGCGATGAACCTGGTGGAAAACGCCGTACTGCGCAGTGACAAGGCCGTGCTGGTCTACTCGCTGGAGATGCCAGGCGAATCGCTGATCATGCGTATGTTGTCGTCCCTCGGCCGGATCGACCAGACCAAGGTCCGGGCCGGTCGCCTGGACGACGACGATTGGCCGCGCCTGACCTCGGCGGTCAACCTGCTCAACGACCGCAAGCTGTTCATCGACGATACGGCCGGTATCAGCCCGTCGGAAATGCGCGCGCGGACCCGGCGTCTGGTGCGTGAGCATGGCGACATCGCCCTGATCATGATCGACTACCTGCAATTGATGCAGATCCCGGGTTCCGGTGGTGATAACCGGACCAACGAGATTTCCGAAATCTCCCGTTCCTTGAAAGCCCTGGCCAAGGAATTCAACTGTCCAGTCGTGGCGTTGTCGCAGCTCAACCGCTCCCTGGAGCAGCGACCGAACAAGCGCCCGATCAACTCCGACTTGCGGGAATCCGGAGCGATCGAGCAGGATGCCGACGTCATCATGTTTGTGTACCGCGATGAGGTCTATCACCCGGAAACCGAGCACAAGGGCATCGCCGAAATCATCATCGGCAAGCAGCGGAACGGCCCGATCGGCACCTCGCGCCTGGCATTCATCGGCAAATACACCCGTTTCGAAAACCTCGCGCCGGGCAGTTACAACTTCGACGACGAATGA
- a CDS encoding NEL-type E3 ubiquitin ligase domain-containing protein, with the protein MQGLISLVLNDHVEFALARRKTEYKTLKDQLKSWITQSSTSSTPEPTKRWVEHVAKEIKRCWRQKTGTTLKLPPGNETLPALNADFSHVRTLDLDNITWSDTADTFLTGFSRLERLTVTRSTLTKLPAAVAEMSNLSTLNLSSNRIRLDEQTGATLSALSKLEHIDLSGNPLGTTPDFSGMSELKTLNLSSTHLDQWPTGLQHQATLEVVDLRNNQLREIPQANLNPTADQFETIARINSVTQLEGNSFPPGYWRSLETYWQRVAAEHPEPSTLATTGAFRIDADIPEVAMVRRMYPDKDAQAAREYLIGLGDGAETKIARRIQAFDLLETQLERYVADSQPDSSGTAGGIARIIKGCWLEDSGAVLRLPDVKGPLPVLTVDFSHVKILSMDSIHSSDATDIFLSNFPRLESLSIDNSQIEKLPPSIGEMKNLNYLSLTSNNLTLDAQSASTLSALSQLAVVDLSKNPLQIAPDFSAMSQLNSVNLHDTQISQWPTGLLDKTALTGVDLSNNRLREVPQANLNPAPEQLQAVARINAVTRLEQNAFPSQYWRKFDSYWRRLNEAHPELMSPAYAKAFDSDNSWAQRYRALYPGKSIKECREYIWSHEKGTFSPKLNGLEQEFSLLKSQLDDWVYSGEGNRLGYIRNHQIGRNIPTRDHRNTARDKIISCWRRETAQKLANDGTPIGLELDLSGLTLPTLPDLSVDFSHVGSLKLSNMNLTASPEGFLTRFRHLRWLDMSNNRLTDLPPAVGEMHGMTRLFLQKNQLQLTAETAQILSGRTTLRALFLQDNPQLGELPDFSLISDMRAVNMANTGINTWPTGLFDQPLLTDIDLSNNQITTLPDFVTAPAADRLAHSVQVNSGTRVFNNPLSDATRVRLEAYRVRLENAGTPLRGAFNLLTSSAPDVRLPEPVVRPGALHPAWLVGLTAEQVSIRTAQWNMLREQHGSDGFFNIINSRTDHPDFRRQVWEVIDVITENNPQSRVLRRELFARACEAGCTDLAAATFTDLQILAISHKARIQAKLELNGAQLVDLSKGLFRLKQVDDIAAADLESSRAIVNDPATSTEQRNHHRNRIRDPHEMTMAYRFGLKDRLQLPFQPEALTFIGMAKVTPTMLDAAYRKVVALDGSPEVVEALVSMDFWQDYITHKYQSQFEDSRQPFQDQQAILDAQKSQGKLKESEYKTQTDDLQAQHAIAEATLIQVLTRQELQPGPTIEERPASDTSGNQATSEAG; encoded by the coding sequence ATGCAGGGCCTGATAAGCCTGGTTCTCAATGACCACGTAGAGTTTGCCTTGGCCCGCCGTAAAACCGAGTACAAAACGCTCAAGGACCAACTGAAATCCTGGATCACACAGTCGTCCACCTCATCGACGCCAGAACCAACAAAACGCTGGGTGGAACATGTCGCCAAAGAGATAAAGCGCTGTTGGCGTCAGAAGACCGGAACAACGCTTAAGTTACCGCCTGGGAATGAAACCCTTCCAGCGTTGAATGCTGATTTCAGCCATGTCCGGACGCTGGATCTGGACAACATCACCTGGTCGGACACGGCCGACACATTCCTCACTGGCTTTTCCCGCCTTGAACGTCTGACAGTGACCCGCTCCACCCTGACTAAACTGCCTGCCGCCGTCGCTGAAATGTCCAACCTGAGCACATTGAATCTGAGTTCGAACCGTATCCGGCTCGATGAGCAGACTGGCGCAACACTGAGCGCGCTCAGCAAGCTTGAGCACATTGACCTGTCGGGCAATCCACTTGGGACAACACCTGATTTCAGTGGCATGTCCGAACTCAAGACACTGAACCTGAGCAGCACGCACCTGGATCAGTGGCCAACGGGCTTGCAACATCAGGCCACACTGGAAGTCGTCGACTTGCGCAACAACCAACTGCGTGAAATTCCTCAGGCAAACCTGAACCCGACGGCCGATCAGTTCGAAACCATCGCCCGGATCAACAGTGTCACGCAGCTTGAAGGCAATTCGTTTCCCCCTGGGTATTGGAGGTCCCTTGAGACATATTGGCAACGCGTGGCTGCCGAACATCCCGAACCGAGCACCCTGGCCACAACCGGTGCATTCAGGATCGATGCCGATATCCCTGAAGTCGCGATGGTGCGGCGGATGTACCCGGACAAAGACGCGCAAGCTGCCAGGGAGTACCTGATCGGCTTGGGTGATGGAGCAGAAACAAAGATCGCCCGACGCATTCAGGCATTCGATTTACTTGAAACGCAGCTGGAACGCTACGTAGCCGACAGTCAACCCGATTCATCCGGCACTGCCGGCGGCATCGCCAGAATAATCAAGGGCTGCTGGCTTGAAGATTCGGGGGCAGTATTAAGGCTGCCAGACGTCAAAGGCCCGCTTCCGGTTCTGACAGTGGATTTCAGTCACGTCAAAATCCTCAGCATGGACTCAATTCACTCGTCGGACGCTACCGATATCTTCCTGTCCAATTTCCCCCGCCTGGAATCGTTGAGCATTGACAACTCTCAAATCGAGAAGCTCCCCCCCAGTATTGGCGAAATGAAAAACCTGAATTACCTGAGCCTGACCTCGAACAACCTGACACTGGATGCGCAAAGCGCTTCGACACTCAGCGCCCTGAGTCAACTTGCGGTAGTCGATCTGTCCAAAAACCCGCTGCAGATAGCGCCCGACTTTAGTGCCATGTCCCAGTTGAACTCGGTGAATCTGCATGACACGCAGATCAGTCAGTGGCCTACAGGGTTACTGGACAAGACCGCGTTGACAGGCGTTGATTTGAGCAACAATCGGTTACGCGAAGTGCCACAGGCCAACCTCAACCCTGCACCTGAACAACTGCAAGCGGTTGCCCGGATCAATGCTGTCACGCGGCTCGAGCAAAACGCATTCCCTTCCCAATACTGGAGAAAATTCGACAGCTACTGGCGACGTCTGAACGAGGCTCACCCGGAACTGATGAGCCCTGCCTATGCCAAAGCATTCGATAGCGATAACTCTTGGGCACAGCGTTACCGCGCACTGTATCCAGGCAAAAGTATCAAGGAGTGCAGGGAATACATATGGAGCCATGAGAAAGGGACTTTTTCACCCAAATTGAACGGATTGGAGCAAGAGTTCAGCCTGTTGAAAAGCCAGCTTGATGACTGGGTGTACTCGGGTGAAGGCAATCGGCTTGGTTACATTCGTAACCATCAAATAGGGCGCAATATCCCGACCCGCGATCACCGAAACACGGCGCGGGATAAAATCATCAGCTGCTGGCGGCGGGAAACGGCTCAAAAACTGGCGAACGACGGAACTCCGATCGGTCTGGAACTGGATCTCAGTGGCCTGACACTGCCAACCCTGCCGGATCTGAGCGTCGACTTCAGCCACGTGGGATCACTCAAATTGAGCAACATGAACCTGACGGCTTCCCCGGAAGGTTTCCTTACCCGCTTTCGCCATTTACGCTGGCTGGACATGTCGAATAACCGGCTCACGGATTTACCCCCGGCCGTCGGAGAAATGCATGGAATGACGCGTCTGTTCCTGCAGAAGAACCAATTGCAGCTAACCGCCGAGACTGCGCAGATCCTCTCTGGGCGAACAACACTCAGAGCGTTGTTTCTACAGGACAACCCCCAACTGGGTGAACTCCCCGACTTTAGCCTGATATCGGATATGCGCGCGGTCAACATGGCGAATACAGGTATCAATACCTGGCCGACCGGCCTGTTTGATCAGCCCCTCCTGACCGACATCGATCTGAGCAACAATCAGATCACAACGCTTCCTGACTTCGTTACCGCGCCCGCCGCGGATCGTCTGGCGCACTCGGTACAGGTCAACAGCGGCACCCGGGTGTTCAACAACCCGCTGTCTGACGCCACGCGTGTGCGGTTGGAAGCCTACCGTGTGCGACTGGAGAATGCCGGAACACCGCTTCGCGGCGCATTCAACCTGCTCACATCGTCTGCCCCCGATGTGAGACTGCCCGAGCCTGTGGTGAGACCGGGAGCATTGCACCCGGCATGGCTCGTAGGATTGACGGCCGAACAGGTCTCAATCAGAACAGCGCAATGGAACATGTTGCGTGAACAGCATGGCTCGGATGGCTTCTTCAACATCATAAACAGTCGCACCGACCATCCTGATTTTCGGCGACAGGTCTGGGAGGTGATCGATGTCATTACCGAAAACAATCCGCAGTCGCGAGTCTTGCGCAGGGAGCTGTTCGCTCGCGCGTGCGAAGCCGGATGCACTGATCTTGCCGCTGCCACCTTTACCGACCTGCAAATCCTGGCAATCAGCCACAAGGCGCGTATCCAGGCCAAACTTGAATTGAACGGTGCGCAACTGGTGGATTTATCCAAAGGACTGTTTCGATTGAAACAGGTCGACGACATCGCGGCGGCTGACCTCGAATCCAGTAGGGCAATAGTCAACGATCCGGCGACATCCACGGAGCAGAGGAATCACCATCGCAATCGAATACGCGATCCGCATGAAATGACGATGGCCTATCGCTTTGGTCTCAAGGACCGGTTGCAATTGCCATTTCAGCCGGAAGCACTCACCTTCATCGGCATGGCCAAGGTGACCCCGACAATGCTGGATGCGGCTTATAGAAAAGTCGTTGCGCTGGACGGTTCGCCTGAAGTGGTTGAGGCACTGGTGTCGATGGATTTCTGGCAGGACTACATCACCCACAAGTATCAGTCGCAATTCGAGGACAGCCGTCAGCCGTTTCAGGATCAGCAGGCGATACTGGACGCACAGAAATCCCAAGGGAAGCTGAAAGAGTCTGAATACAAGACTCAAACCGATGATTTGCAGGCACAGCATGCGATTGCAGAAGCGACGTTGATTCAGGTGCTGACCCGGCAAGAACTTCAACCTGGTCCAACCATCGAGGAGCGTCCGGCGAGTGACACGTCCGGGAATCAGGCTACGTCTGAAGCGGGCTGA
- a CDS encoding YgiQ family radical SAM protein: MQAAKPLFDYPKYWAECFGPAPFLPMSREEMDQLGWDSCDIIIVTGDAYVDHPSFGMAIIGRLLESQGFRVGIIAQPDWQSKDDFMKLGEPNLFFGVAAGNMDSMINRYTADKKIRSDDAYTPGGLAGKRPDRASLVYSQRCKEAYKHVPIVLGGIEASLRRIAHYDYWQDRVRNSILIDACADILLYGNAERAIVEVAQRLSYGHKIEDITDVRGTAFIRRDTPKDWYEVDSTRIDRPGKVDKIINPYVNTQDTQACAIEQEKGPSEDPTEAKVVQILASPKMTRDKTVIRLPSVEKVRGDAVLYAHANRVLHLETNPGNARALVQKHGEVDVWFNPPPIPMTTEEMDYVFGMPYARIPHPAYGKEKIPAYDMIRFSVNIMRGCFGGCTFCSITEHEGRIIQNRSEESIIREIEEIRDKVPGFTGVISDLGGPTANMYRIACKTPEIESACRKPSCVFPGICPNLNTDHSSLIQLYRSARALPGVKKILIASGLRYDLAVESPEYVKELVTHHVGGYLKIAPEHTEEGPLNQMMKPGIGSYDKFKRMFEKYSKEAGKEQYLIPYFIAAHPGTTDEDMMNLALWLKGNGFRADQVQAFYPSPMATATAMYHSGKNPLRKVTYKSDAVTIVKSEEQRRLHKAFLRYHDPKGWPMLREALTRMGRADLIGPGKNQLIPLHQPATDSYQSARRKNSTPAGSHKVAGEKTTKILTQHTGLPPRASDGGNPWDKREQAKAAAFARNQQAAKERKDAAKGKGPKPARKPVVPR; this comes from the coding sequence ATGCAAGCAGCCAAGCCGTTATTTGACTATCCAAAATATTGGGCCGAATGTTTCGGGCCAGCGCCATTCCTGCCAATGAGCAGGGAGGAGATGGATCAGCTTGGCTGGGATTCATGCGACATCATCATCGTCACCGGTGATGCCTACGTCGATCACCCGTCGTTCGGCATGGCGATCATCGGCCGGCTGCTGGAGTCCCAGGGCTTCCGCGTCGGGATCATCGCCCAGCCAGACTGGCAGTCCAAAGACGACTTCATGAAGCTCGGCGAGCCGAACCTGTTCTTCGGTGTCGCGGCCGGCAACATGGACTCGATGATCAACCGCTACACCGCCGACAAGAAAATCCGTTCCGATGACGCCTACACCCCGGGTGGCCTGGCGGGCAAACGTCCGGACCGCGCGAGCCTGGTCTACAGCCAGCGTTGCAAGGAAGCCTACAAGCACGTGCCGATCGTGCTCGGTGGCATTGAAGCTTCATTGCGCCGCATCGCCCACTACGATTACTGGCAGGACCGGGTCCGCAACTCGATCCTGATCGACGCCTGCGCCGACATCCTGCTCTACGGCAACGCCGAGCGTGCGATCGTCGAAGTCGCCCAGCGTCTGTCCTATGGTCACAAGATCGAAGACATCACCGATGTGCGCGGCACCGCATTCATTCGTCGCGATACGCCGAAAGACTGGTACGAAGTCGATTCCACGCGCATCGATCGTCCGGGCAAGGTCGACAAGATCATCAACCCGTACGTGAATACCCAGGACACTCAAGCCTGCGCCATCGAGCAGGAAAAGGGGCCGTCTGAAGACCCGACTGAAGCTAAAGTCGTGCAGATCCTGGCCAGCCCGAAAATGACCCGCGACAAGACCGTGATCCGTCTGCCGTCGGTTGAGAAAGTCCGTGGCGACGCCGTTCTTTATGCTCACGCCAACCGCGTGCTTCACCTGGAAACCAACCCGGGCAACGCCCGTGCGCTGGTGCAGAAGCACGGCGAAGTCGACGTCTGGTTCAACCCGCCGCCGATTCCGATGACCACCGAAGAAATGGACTACGTGTTCGGCATGCCCTATGCGCGCATTCCGCACCCGGCGTACGGCAAGGAAAAGATCCCGGCCTACGACATGATCCGCTTCTCGGTGAACATCATGCGCGGCTGCTTCGGCGGCTGCACCTTCTGCTCGATCACCGAACACGAAGGCCGGATCATCCAGAACCGTTCCGAAGAGTCGATCATTCGCGAAATCGAAGAGATCCGCGACAAGGTCCCAGGCTTTACCGGCGTCATTTCCGACCTCGGCGGCCCGACCGCGAACATGTACCGCATCGCCTGCAAGACACCGGAAATCGAATCGGCGTGCCGCAAGCCGTCGTGCGTGTTCCCCGGCATCTGCCCGAACCTGAACACCGATCACTCGTCGCTGATCCAGCTCTATCGCAGCGCCCGTGCCTTGCCGGGTGTGAAGAAGATCCTGATCGCTTCCGGCTTGCGCTACGACCTCGCGGTCGAGTCGCCGGAATACGTCAAGGAGTTGGTGACCCACCACGTCGGTGGTTACCTGAAGATCGCCCCGGAACACACCGAGGAAGGTCCGCTCAACCAGATGATGAAACCGGGCATCGGCAGCTATGACAAGTTCAAGCGCATGTTCGAGAAGTACTCCAAGGAAGCCGGGAAAGAGCAGTACCTGATTCCGTACTTCATCGCCGCCCACCCGGGCACTACCGACGAAGACATGATGAACCTGGCCCTGTGGCTCAAGGGCAACGGCTTCCGTGCCGACCAGGTGCAGGCGTTTTATCCGTCGCCGATGGCCACCGCCACTGCGATGTACCACTCGGGCAAGAACCCGCTGCGCAAGGTCACCTACAAGAGTGACGCGGTGACCATCGTCAAGAGCGAAGAGCAGCGTCGCCTGCACAAGGCGTTCTTGCGTTATCACGACCCGAAAGGCTGGCCGATGTTGCGTGAAGCGCTGACCCGCATGGGCCGCGCCGACCTGATCGGGCCGGGCAAGAACCAGTTGATCCCGCTGCATCAGCCGGCGACCGATAGCTATCAGAGTGCTCGTCGCAAAAACTCGACGCCGGCCGGCAGCCACAAGGTCGCGGGTGAGAAGACCACCAAAATCCTGACCCAGCACACCGGTCTGCCACCCCGTGCCAGCGATGGCGGTAATCCGTGGGACAAGCGTGAACAGGCCAAGGCTGCGGCGTTCGCCCGCAACCAGCAGGCGGCCAAGGAGCGTAAGGATGCGGCTAAAGGCAAAGGGCCAAAGCCTGCGCGCAAGCCAGTCGTACCGCGCTAA